The following DNA comes from Papaver somniferum cultivar HN1 unplaced genomic scaffold, ASM357369v1 unplaced-scaffold_128, whole genome shotgun sequence.
TTGGTAGGTAACgtaatttatgtttttattaattttcaagtatgttgtattcaaaatcaataagaaaacttAACTTTTGTACTTGTGGATATGTAGACGTGCAAAACTAAAGATGGAGCTGTTAAATAGGCTAAGGAACATGGTTGGAAAATCAATTGCGTCCTAGTTAAAGGTGGACAAAGCAGAAAGGAACGGTTtgagatggtttgtgagagaGGCGGGAAGAAagtaagcaaaaagaaaaaaggtgaGGTGCATATTGGGAAAACCGGGAAAAAATATAAGACTAAAACAAGGAAGATAAATTGTCCCTTCAAGATCGTCTTCAATTGgaacataaatgaaagagttttcACATTGAAGAAAGATATGGATtgccgtcataaccacccacgtccaaaGGATCTTCATGGACATTATAGATCCGGAAGACTCAAAGCTAATGAATATGCGGAGttagataaaatgacacgagcacgtatgCCACCAAGACAAATTCTTAGCAAGTTGAAGGCGGATGATAAGAACGAGAAGACTACGTTGCAACAAATCTATAACGCGAGAAGTACTTTGAGAAGAAGGGATTTGCAAGTTAGGTTGGTGATGCAACAATTATGGTGGTTGGCGCAAAAGAATAACTATTCTTGCCAAAAGAAATTGGATGAATTCGTCCATGTGACGCACCTTTTTATTGCCCATCCAGAATGCGTAAAGTTGGcgttatgcttcccacaagttctcatattggattgcacttacaagaccaATAAGTATGAGATGCCATTGATGAATGTGGTTGGTCATACGTCAACCAAGTCACCTTTcaccgttgctttttgttttttgCATGATGAGTTGAAAGAAAGCTATGTTTGGGCATTGGAACAagtgaagttaatcttccgggaggatGCTCTTCCAAAGGTCATAGTAACCGACCAAGAGGTGGCATTGATGTTTGGTATAAGGAAGGTATTCCCGAACGCGCAAAAATTTCTTTGTACCTTTCATGTATGGAATAATGTTAGGAAAAAATGCCAACGGATAATTCAACCACTCAAGTTGAAAGAGCTAGAGGCGATTGTTAAGTTACCGGATGGAGAacgagaagtgaagaagaaaaaattcaagAAAGCATACAAGGTTAATGAAAGGATGTGGGCATGTTTCTCCAACGATTGGGATGCTTTGCAATGGTCAATCACCGAAGAAGTGTACGAAGAAAATGTTGCAAAACTCATTGCGAATTGGGGCGTCAGATACTCGGAAATCATTATATATTTACGCAAGCAATTCTTGGATACCAACAAACATAGATTTGTTAGTGCATTTAAAAACCACCACAagcacttcgacaaccaagctacaagtatggtagagtcggctcactATCGTTTGAAGAGGAATCTATTTGGGTGCGTGGACAAGTTCGTCATGGTGTTTGACGCAATGGAAGACTATTTCATGAGTGATGTTATAAGAATTAAAACGTTACTCGAAAAAAGTCTAATGATGAAGCATGATGATTACCCGGATGATAAGTGGCTCCGGGAACTAACCCATAGGGTCTCTCATTTGTGCCTTGAACTTATAATGAAGGAAGTGGATTTGATGGAAAAAATGGATGTTAACTCCCAAGAAGAGTGTATTTGTAAAATGAGGGAAAGCATGGGACTTCCATGTCGGCATGAtctacttcggtacaaggattGCATGGTACAttttgaggatattgatcctCATTGGAAACAATTGAGTTGTGATCCCATGCCCGACGAGGACGATGCTGTAGAGATTTGGGACACACCTTATGGGAAAAGGTTGGCCGAAATGTATCGTGGTATGTTCCGAGCTCAGAAACAAATCTTATGGCACAACATGATGCCAATCCTCTATCCTTACACCCAACAAGGTATAAAAGAACCGGAAAAAGGGTCACAAAAAGGTAGGCCACCCTCGAAAGAAACCCGAAAAGAACAAAGAGCAAAAGCGTATGCTCTTTCCAAAACAAGGGGTCCTACCAAAAGAGATCCATCCGGGGTCGAGTACCATGATGCTGAgtacgaagaagagaagaaggcaATAGAGAAGTTAGACAAGATGAATGAAGTGAAACTATCAAAGAAACGTGGTCGACCAAGCAAGAATAAAGgtgaaacaagtaacaaagaagTTAAGAATAGTGGTCCTCTATGTCCTCCCCCATTGTAAGGAAACGTCAAGCTTAAGGGTAAGATGTTTCTATCTCAACAAATGGAAACAACAAAGAGTACTTCGGTGCCCAAGCAAAAGGAGAAGAAAACCATATATGCGAATGGTAAAATGAAAGGTCCTAAAAGAGATAGTTTGGGAAAGTATTTGCGACCTACTAATATGATTTACAAAAAATACTTGCTTAACCTACCCGAAGCCATTCACGAGTATATCATATCTATGGATGATGTCGAAGGGGATGGCAATTGTGGTTTCCATGTCACCGTGGAACAACTAGGACCTTTTAAAGATGGAAACCATCCGGTTGAGCAAGGAGACGAATTTAATTATATAAGGCAAAGATTGTTACAAACACTACGCCGAAACAAGTACTTCTACAAGTCAATGATGAGAGGTGGCGGAGACCATGGGGTcgcacaagatttcattaatttTGAACGGCGTTTACATGGGGATATCGTCATCACAAGTGACCATTGGATGCAAATGCGGATAAGTGGGTTTTTAATTGCGGAGGCCTTCAATTGCGTTGTTCATTCTTTTGCGAGGGATGGAAGTTTTTTCACCTACGCGCCGCCAACAAAACCTTGCCATGAGGATTTTAAAGATATAAGACTTGTTATTGCATTTATTCAAGGATGCCATTATATCGGTCTCAATCTTAGACCCGGTTGTCCAATACCTCCATTGTGTCCTTTAGCCTTTTGGCCTCTTCTTCAAGAAAATTActcgatggattggtgtgcaaattacGCTACGGAGATGGAGCTTTGGAGAAGTTTGCATCCACCGCTTCAATGCGGACTAATAAGTCTAAcagatgatgaggatgaagatgatgaagaagatgtttttgaagatggtgaagaagaTGTTGTAAGGTTATGATCACCCTAATACTTAATCTAATACATTGGGTggatatatattctttttttgcATTTTGTTTTCATTGGATGCCTAGGATGATATGAGATTATGAATGTTATATAATGTATCCTAACACGCATCTTATGAATTGAAtatattttgtggttttttaaATTGTTTGTTGGTGCAAAGATTTAAAGAAAGTGAACTACGAGTGTATGGTTCGGCTAAGCCGTAAAAATATATTTCATCCGATCCTGCCAAGTGTCATGGTTAGGCTTAAAGATGGTGATAGTTTTGCGCCGAACTGGCATGATACAGAATTTTCGTAGCATACAGAGTAATTTTCGGCTCATTAACTAATAAGTCGATCCTGGATTGGTTTCCCAAGTGCTTTGGTTCGTCTTAAAGATGATGATCGTTGTGTGCCGAACTAGTATGATCCACATTTTCTCAacatacagagtaatgttcggctCATTTTTAATATTCTCTAATAAGCCGATCCTGAGTAGATTTCAGAATTATGCGGGTTCGACTTAATTGATGTATTTCTGCTACTAGCCGAACCTTAAA
Coding sequences within:
- the LOC113332112 gene encoding PKS-NRPS hybrid synthetase CHGG_01239-like, whose translation is MDCRHNHPRPKDLHGHYRSGRLKANEYAELDKMTRARMPPRQILSKLKADDKNEKTTLQQIYNARSTLRRRDLQVRLVMQQLWWLAQKNNYSCQKKLDEFVHVTHLFIAHPECVKLALCFPQVLILDCTYKTNKYEMPLMNVVGHTSTKSPFTVAFCFLHDELKESYVWALEQVKLIFREDALPKVIVTDQEVALMFGIRKVFPNAQKFLCTFHVWNNVRKKCQRIIQPLKLKELEAIVKLPDGEREVKKKKFKKAYKVNERMWACFSNDWDALQWSITEEVYEENVAKLIANWGVRYSEIIIYLRKQFLDTNKHRFVSAFKNHHKHFDNQATSMVESAHYRLKRNLFGCVDKFVMVFDAMEDYFMSDVIRIKTLLEKSLMMKHDDYPDDKWLRELTHRVSHLCLELIMKEVDLMEKMDVNSQEECICKMRESMGLPCRHDLLRYKDCMVHFEDIDPHWKQLSCDPMPDEDDAVEIWDTPYGKRLAEMYRGMFRAQKQILWHNMMPILYPYTQQGIKEPEKGSQKGRPPSKETRKEQRAKAYALSKTRGPTKRDPSGVEYHDAEYEEEKKAIEKLDKMNEVKLSKKRGRPSKNKGETSNKEVKNSGPLCPPPL